Part of the Deinococcus misasensis DSM 22328 genome is shown below.
TCTGGGTCTGGATCTCCTCTGCCAGACGCTTGAACACACTGGAATCACTGCCTGCTGCTGCAAAGCGGAAAGACTGGAATGTGCCCAACTTTCGGGTGTCCTGAACAATGGAAAGCAAACGGGTGAGGTGTTGATGCCCGAGCAAGGCTTTGGGACGCGGCACCTCAAAACGCTCAATGCGTGAGACGGCAACCACGGTGCGGAGGTCCAGCAGGGGCCTCGGGTTGCCCGGAAAAGCAATCCGCACATGGTCTTTCCCTTTGCCGAGGATGCGGGCATTCAGGGCTTTCAATTCATGAAGCACGAAGGGGGTCAATCCTTCGAGGTGGTCCAAATGGTAGGTCTGCATTTTTAGAAGCTTACTTCAACAGGGAGGAGGGCTGCAAAACCTGATGTTCCTGCAGGGCAACAAAAAGCCTCTGGAGCAGCTCAAGGAACATCGGATCTGGATCGCGCTGAAACCGTGCCCACATCAGCAAAAAGTTGTTGAGGATGCCAGTCCGGTATCCCTGCCAGAGCTCTGCCTGGGTCAGTCCGATGCCATGCTGGTGCATCACCTGCAGGTACTGTTCAAGGAGGTCTTTTTCCAGATGCTGGCGTTCAAACCAGTTGAAACGGATCACCAGAAAATGGGCCAGATCAAACCCAAACGGAGAAATGCTGGTGTGTTCATAATCAATCAAATACAGGCGCGCGGGGTTGAGTCGGTCCACGAGCACCTGACCAAAATGAAAATCCCCATGACACAAGGTGATTCTGCCTGCATCTGCGTAAAGCTGCTCCAGAGTGCCCTTTGCCTGCAATTGTTCAGCGACATGCAAGAGTTCAGAAGGCAGTTCTTTTTGCTGGATGGCTTTTTCCAGGGTTCCCCTGTGTTTGTTCAACAAAACAGGCAACTGGTCTCCCCACGGACCTGAAGGGTGGTCTTTGAGGGCAGGATGAAGCATCCACTGGGCATGGAATTCGGCCAGCAAGCGCACCACCTGTCCCACACGTTGAAAGCGTTCAGGCTCTGGAAGGTCGGTCCACATTTTGCAGCGGTCTTGCAGGCTTTCCAGCACCAGATGGGCTTTGCAGGTCTGGTCATTGTGCTGGAGGTCCAGCAGAGGGGCATGGGGAATGTTCACCAGAGGGGCAAACCCTTTGAGGTAGGTGGCTTCATTCAGAAACCGGCGGTAACGTCTGGCATCGAAATCATCTGCAATGCGGTACTTGACGAACACCGGACGGGAAGTGCTGCCCTGATGCACCTCCACAAAAGCATAATCGGCATGTTCACCTTCACCGAGCCTCTGGATGTTCAGGTGGGTGACCTCTGGAAAAAGCTTTTTCAGGGCGGGCTTGAGCATGAAGGGATAAGCCACAGGCTCGGGATGGCCCAGCAGGCTTTTTGCTGCTGCCACCATCACCCCGAGCCTGCCTGCAAACGTGCTCAGGTGACCACCAACCATGTGACCCATGAAGCGCTGCCCAGCATGAAAAGCCCTGCATAAACAGCACAACCGATGCTCAGGCACCCTCTGCGGCGGTGATGGCGGTGACGGCGATGCCTGCGGTGTGAATGGGAACCGATGAGGGAACCAATTGAGAATGATCCAACCGAAAAACTGCTCATGTTGCCTCCTGTATGGCTTTCTGTATGACGTTCAACTCTGGTTCAAAATACGCAAGATGCAAGGCGAAGGTTTCTTGATTTTATCTCCAAGTCAAAAGCCAGCTGTGACCGTTTCGTTTGCTTTTGTGTCTTTTGCATCTGGTACAGCAGAAACACTTATTCCATCCGAAAGCATGCTGAGAAGTCATACAGCACACCTCAAAGATTACGAAACACAGTTGCATTTTCGTAACAAAGGTGTTAATTTGTGAAATGCACTTCCAATCCAAAGCTGTGGGAACCCCCTCCCACAGCAAGGTTTCTGATCCTCCAACTGGATTTTGGGTCTTTCTGGTCCCAGAACAGATGGACAGAAAACCCGTGCAAGGAGCCCCATGAAAAAATCCCTTTTGCTGCTGCTGGGTGCCACTCTGGTGTCCTGCAATACCCTCTCCATTTCCCCTGCAGAAACCCAGACCACCCCAGAGTCCACAGAAGTGGGACAACAACTCACCTTTGTGCACCCCGGACTGCTTCTGAATGCTGCCCGTCTGGAGCGCTTGAAAACCCAGGTGAACAGCACCACCAGCAACATCACCCAGCAGGGCTGGACCAAAGTCACCTCCGATTCCAGAGCCTCCAGTGGTTACACCCCACACCCTTACAGCACCGTGCATGTGCTGGACTCGGGCAGCACCGATGAAGAAAGGGACTTCAAAGACGATCCTCAGGCCGCCTACCTGAATGCCCTGCAATGGGTGGTGACCGGAAAAAGCGCCCACAAAGACGCCTCCATCCGCATCATGCGGGCATGGGCACAGAAATTCCAGAGCATCGTGAACGTCAACACCGACAAACCCAAGCAGGTGGATCTGGAAGCCGCATGGGTCCTGCCCATGTGGGTCAATGCTGCCGAAATCATCCGGTATCACAACAACGGAGCCGCCGGATGGTCCAGCACCGACATCCAGCAATTTGATGCCTTTGTGAACAAACTCTACAACTACGCATGGAAAGCCACCATCGACACCAGCACCAAAAACAACTGGACGGTCTCTGGTGCTTACGCCATGATGTCCGCTGGCGTTTACCTGAACGACACCACCAAATATCAGGAAGGCATGCGCATCATCAAAGAAACCATGCCCAAAGTGGTCTACGCCTCGGGTGAAATTTACGAACTGAAATCCAGAGACTGCTACCACCCCCAGTACTCCCTGACCGGACTGGTGCAAGCCGCCAACGTGGCATGGGTGCAGAACGACAACAGCATCTACAACCTGACGTTTGATGGCCAGACCACCCCCAGACTGGTGCTCGGGATGGAGTACATCGCCAAATCCATCCTGAGTGGCAGTGGCGTCCGAAACTGCTCTCCCAGCGGGGCAGACGACTACATCCGTGAAGGCTACGGAGACATTGCCCTGAACCGCTATGGCACCACGGTTTTGCCCAACTTCTACAAAGCCGTGTTGAAAGCCCGCCCAGAGGACGGATCGGACCAGTTCCTCGGGTGGACGACCGCAACGTTTGGCAAGTATTGAGAACCCATCAACCTGTAGGGGCGCAGCGTGCTGCGCCCTCTTGCTTGCCACACCATGTTTTTTGACAAATTCACCACTCTCCTGTATCCTTATAAGGCTGAAGTGAAGCCGGGACCACTGCGGAAACGCGACCGAGCTTCCAGGTTTACCCCGAGGGGAAAACCTCAGAGAGGACACCACATGCCCAAGCAAAAGACCAAAAAGGCTGCTGTGCGTCGCATCAAAGTGACTGCGACCGGCAAAGTGATGGCGTTCAAGAGTGGCAAACGCCACCAGAACACCGGCAAGTCTGGCCGTGACATCGCCAAAAAAGGCGCAGGTTTCGTTCTGGCCAAGAGTGAATGGGCCCGCATGAAGCTCATGTTCCCCGGAGGTCGCAACTAATGCCACGCGCCAAAACTGGTATCATCCGCCGCCGTCGTCACAAGAAGGTTCTGAAACGCGCCAAAGGCTTCTGGGGTTCACGCTCCAAGCAGTACAAGAACGCCTTCCAGACCCTGCTGAACGCAGCCACCTACGAATACCGCGACCGTCGCAACAAAAAGCGCGACTTCCGTCGCCTGTGGATTCAGCGCATCAACGCTGCTGCCCGCCTGAACGACATCAGCTACTCCACCCTGATGTTCGGTCTGAAAAAAGCTGGCATCGCTCTGGACCGCAAAGTCCTCGCTGACATTGCTGCCCGCGAGCCCCAAGTGTTCGCCAACCTGGTGACCACTGCCAAGAACGCTCTCGCCAGCGCTTAAAAGCAACAAAAATCCACATCCTCCTGAAATTCAGGAGGATGTTTTGTTTGGTTTGATGTTCAATCCAGAGCAAGGGCAGAAAGATCTTTCCCCAGCACCTGACACAACCCTTTGACCACCAGAGCATGATCTTCCCTCTGGGGCACACCGGACACCGTCACCACAGCGACCATTTCACCACTGTGCAGGCAGATGGGAAAGGCCCCTCCGTGGGTGGCATAATCTGCATCTGGCAAACCATGGGCATCTGTGACGTTGGTGTTGTCCTGCTTGAGGGTGAGGCCCACAAAATAAGAACTGGTCCTGAAGTGCTTCACCACATTGGATTTCCGGCGGACCCAGCTCAGGTTGTCTGGCGTGGTGCCCGGCAAAGCGGCAAAAAACAGGGGCATCCCATCCAGACGGGTGATGTCGATGACCACCCCTTTCCCTTTCTGAACCGCAATCTGGCGGATCGCCTGCCCGAGTTCCCATGCGGTGTGGAAATCAAAGTGCTCAAATTTGAGGGTGGTTTCCTGCTCACGGATTTTTTGAAGATCCTCTTGATGGGTCATGGTTTCCTTTCCAGTGCAATGCGCTGTCCTGAGCGCGAAGAGGCTTCACCGACCTCCAGCAGGTCCATCACCCAGGTGGCTTCCTCTGGCGTGACGGGGTTGGGATGTCCCTGCAAAATGGCTGCAGCCACCTTTTCATAGTAGGTCTGGTAACTGCCCCTCTGGTTTTCTATTTCAAGGGAGATGGGAGCACCTTCAGGTTGGGTATACAAAACGCCCTTTTCAGGATCCAAGCCCCAGTTTTCATCGCCGGGCCGTCCTCCGGCCTTCAAGGTCGGTTCCTGGGTGTCCAGACCGTATTTCAGGTAACTGCCCGCCGTTCCATGCACCACAAAACGGGGATTGGGCGCAGCCACCAGCATGGAACCATGCAACACCACTTTGAGGCGGTCATAACCCAGCACCACATGGAAGAAATCCGGGGCCTGTCCAGCATCACGGAGCACAGCAATGTCTGCCTGAACGGTCTCAGGCCAGCCAAAAAGCTGCAACACCTGATCCAGCACATGTGGCCCGAGGTCGTACCACAGACCACTGCCGGGCAGGTTTTGCTCCCTCCAGCGGTTCACCACCACCGGCCGGAAACGGTCAAAATGCGATTCAAAATGCACCACCCGCCCGAGTTGCCCCTCTGCAATCAGCTTCTTGAGGGTCAGGAAATCGGCATCCCACCTGCGGTTGTGAAACACCGAAAGGATCAGGTTTGATTTGGAGGCCAGCATGGTCAGTTCTCTGGCCTCTTCTGCCGTCAGGGTGAAAGGCTTGTCCACCACCACATGCTTTCCAGCCAGCAAAGCCGCTCTGGCAAGGCTGAAATGGGTGGTGTTGGGTGTGGCAATCACCACCATTCCAATGTCTGGATGCGAGATGGCCTCCAGAGGGTCTGAAAACACCTGCACAGCAGGAAAGTCTGCATGGACTTTCTCGGGCTGACTGGAGGAAACCACATGCAATTTAAGGCTCTGGACGCTGTCGATCAGAGGAGCATGGAAGGTCTTGGAGGCGAAACCGTAACCAAGCAGGGCGACGTTCAGGGGCTGGGTCATAAGATGGTTATATCGCAGAAGGACGAAGGCAGAAGGCAGAAGGCTCTTTGAGGGCTCAGCAGGTGTCCCCCGATTGCCGAGGGCCGAGGGCATCTTGTAGCACATGGAAAGGAACCTGTAGGGGCGAGGCGTGCCTCGCCCTGCATGCTAAAGCTTTTGGGCGAGGCACGCCTCGCCCCTACATCTGCCTTCTGCCTTGGCTGTCTTTGCCCTCGGCAAACATGCCCTTCTCTATACCTCCCCTCCCCTTTCGCCACACCCGAGCCCCACAAAACCGTTATCCTGTAGTGATTTCTGAAAGCCACCTGCTTTCAGAGGCATGGAGGACAGAATGTTTCACCAGAGGCTCTTGGAGCGCACCCAGAAACTCAACACCAGACTGTGTCTGGGCCTTGATCCGAGGCTTTCCGCACACGGCAGTTTTGAACAGATGAAGCAGCAAACACTGGCTGTGCTAGAGGGGGCTGCCCCTCATGCTGCCTGCGTGAAGCCACAAGCCGCTTTTTATGAGGCCATGGGTTTGCCCGGCATCGAATTCATGGTGGAGTTGATGCGACTGGCGCGCAATCTGGATTTGCCTGTGCTGCTGGATGCCAAACGCGGCGACATCGGCAGCACCGCTGAAGCTTACGCTCAGGCATGGATGACCGGAGAACACGCTGGAAATGCCCTGACGGTCAATCCTTACCTCGGGTTTGAAACCTTGCAACCGTTCATCGATGCAGGGCGCAAAAATGGAGGTGGGGTGTTTGTGCTGGTCAAGACCTCCAATCCCGGCTCTCACGACCTGCAAGACCTTGCCACAGCAGATGGCCTGCTGGCAGAGGTGGTGGCCAAAGCCCTGGACCGTCTGGGTGCAGAAGAAGGAGAGGGACTGAGCAGCGTGGGTGCAGTGGTGGGGGCCACCCATCCTGCAGAGCTGAAAAAATTCCGTGATCTGATGCCCAGAGCCACCCTGTTGTTGCCCGGCCTCGGGGCGCAGGGTGCAAAAGCCGAAGACCTTGCAGATGCCTTCAATTCAGAGGGTGTGGGGGCAGTGGTCAGCGCGTCCAGAGGCATCCAGTATGCCAGCACAGACCTCAGTGTGGAGGCTGCCGTGCAAGCTGCCATTGGGTTCAAAGATCAACTGAATCAGGCGGTTCAGCGCTAAGAGCCATCCCACAAGTTGGAAAAGCCTCGACTCAGTCGAGGCTTTTCCAATGGATCACACGGACACGGTTCAGCTGAAATCAGTTGACAGAAGTGTAATCGTCAAGCAGGCCGTCAATCAGCTCTTTGCCTGCAGCAATCAGGTACTGTGCCAGTCCATCATTGCTGCTGGTGTAACCAAAAAGAGAGTCCCACCAGACCACCACAGGGTAGGAATAAACATCATTTTTGTCCAGGCTGGCATACACTTTGTTGTCACTGACAGTCAGGGTGGCCAGCCATGCACGGGGATTGCCATTGGTGGCCTGAACGGTGAAATCCACAGCCCATTTCCCACAGGGCTTGTCACCCATTTCTTTGAAAGGCACTTTGCCTGCTTTGGCCGTTTTGACGAAGTAATCGTACAGGCTCTGGGCCACTTTCTGGGAGGTGTTGCCCAGAGCACCCACCTGTGCAGAAAAAGAGTTGTTGTCGATGCACAACTCGACGGCTTCAAGGTTGTACTCTGGGCCATTTTGTTGAGCAAGGGCAGGACCAGCAAGCAAAAGGGATGTTGCAGCAATCAAAGCATGTTTTTTCACGTTGACCCTCCTCGGGTTTCATCAGTATAGAAATCAAGCGGATGTTTGCATGTGATGAATCCGCATGCACCGGGTTCAAGTCATCATGCACCACATCCAGGTCATCTGGGGTCTGGGACATGGCCCTGACCTGATGCCGACCTCTCCGAATTCCAGTTTCCAGAGCAGGCTGACCCTGTTCCACAATTTCAGTTAAAATAGAATGGTCCATTCTGATTCTGCTTTGCGTGAAAACATGAAACACACCCCATCCAAAACCCTCCTCCCCAAACTGCCCAAAAACCTCTTGCCAGAAACCCCTGATCTGGAACCCGAGAGCACCTACAGCGGTCTGAAAATTGAGCTGGACACCTCGGGCACTGAAATTTATGGTCTGACCTTTCAGGGGGTGCATTTTGAAGACAGCAACTTCAGTGGCACCCGCTGGGAGTGGCTCAGGTTGCAAGATGTTTTGCTGGAACACTGCAATCTGGCTGGTCTGAACTGGCTGGAAGCGGGTTTCACGAGGGTCAAATTTCAAGATTGCCGCTTGCTGGGAGCCCAGTTTGTGGGCCTGCAAGCCGCCCACCTGACCTTGCAGAATTGCGATGCAAGGCTTTCTTTCTGGCAGGGAAACTTCAAACAGGCCCATTTCAAAGACTGCAACTTTGAAGATGCGCGTTTCGACACAGCAGACTTGCAAAAAGCCGTTTTCAGGGACTGCAACCTGACCCGAGCCAACCTCAGGGAATGCAAATTGCAGGAAACCGACTTCAGAGGAAGCGTATTGGCCGGTTTCAAAGTGCAGGTGCAAAACCTGCAAGGGGCGATCATCGAAACACAGCAACTTCCTGAGCTTGCCCATTTGCTCGGGATTCAGATTCAGGAAGGCATTGCAGGGGAATAAAACAAAAAATTCGGCTTTTCGCCGATTGATGTCTATCATTATAGGACAGTATGCAGTATTCGTCAAGTCTATCCATGGCATGTGAAGCTTCAAGGCCCATCAGAGCGGATCAAAACCATCCTGTACCACCCAAACAGTGTTTCACCTGAAATGAGGTCTCCATGCCAGAATTTCCCAACATCACCCCAGAGCAACTGCAAGCCATTCTGGACAGGCACCACCTGTCTGGAGAAACCGTCACGGCTTTGCCTCAGGTGGGTTTTTTCAATCGGGTGTTTCAGGTGGGCACAGAGCGGATCCTGCGCATTCCCAGAATGGCACCTCCTTTTGTCGATGCCCTGAACAAGGAAAGGGTGGCGGTTCCAGCACTGGTTGAAGCCGGGGTGCACACACCAGAACTGCTGGCTTTTGATGCTGCTCTGGACCTGTTGCCTGTGCCTTATGGGATTTACAGGCGTGTGGAAGGCCAGAACCTGGAATCTCTGGGGTTGCCCGTTCAGCAAACCCAAAACCTCTGGCAAAAGGTGGCCCTCGAACTGGTCAAGGTGCACCATCTGCCTGACCCGTCCAGAGTGCAAAATTTGCAACTGGAAGACCTTGGCACACCTGAAGCGTGGATTGCAGATTTTGCACAGGAAGGCCATTTCACACTGGAAGAAGCGCGCTGGCTTGAAAGCTGGGTGTCACGCCTGAAACCTTACCTGCTGGACCCTGCATACCACACTTTTCGACATGGGGACATGCAGGGCACCAATGTGATGGTCCATCAGGGAGATTTTGCTGCCCTGATCGACTGGGGAGGGTGTGGATGGGGAGATCCGGTCCACGATCTGGTGGGGGTGCCTCTGGCCGCCTCACAGGTCATGCTGGACACTTACCGCAAAGTGCAGTCTTTTCCAGACGATGAAACCGCAGAAGCCCGCATCCTGCTGCTGAACCTCCAACACCTGTG
Proteins encoded:
- a CDS encoding phosphotransferase family protein; the protein is MGHMVGGHLSTFAGRLGVMVAAAKSLLGHPEPVAYPFMLKPALKKLFPEVTHLNIQRLGEGEHADYAFVEVHQGSTSRPVFVKYRIADDFDARRYRRFLNEATYLKGFAPLVNIPHAPLLDLQHNDQTCKAHLVLESLQDRCKMWTDLPEPERFQRVGQVVRLLAEFHAQWMLHPALKDHPSGPWGDQLPVLLNKHRGTLEKAIQQKELPSELLHVAEQLQAKGTLEQLYADAGRITLCHGDFHFGQVLVDRLNPARLYLIDYEHTSISPFGFDLAHFLVIRFNWFERQHLEKDLLEQYLQVMHQHGIGLTQAELWQGYRTGILNNFLLMWARFQRDPDPMFLELLQRLFVALQEHQVLQPSSLLK
- a CDS encoding alginate lyase family protein, which encodes MKKSLLLLLGATLVSCNTLSISPAETQTTPESTEVGQQLTFVHPGLLLNAARLERLKTQVNSTTSNITQQGWTKVTSDSRASSGYTPHPYSTVHVLDSGSTDEERDFKDDPQAAYLNALQWVVTGKSAHKDASIRIMRAWAQKFQSIVNVNTDKPKQVDLEAAWVLPMWVNAAEIIRYHNNGAAGWSSTDIQQFDAFVNKLYNYAWKATIDTSTKNNWTVSGAYAMMSAGVYLNDTTKYQEGMRIIKETMPKVVYASGEIYELKSRDCYHPQYSLTGLVQAANVAWVQNDNSIYNLTFDGQTTPRLVLGMEYIAKSILSGSGVRNCSPSGADDYIREGYGDIALNRYGTTVLPNFYKAVLKARPEDGSDQFLGWTTATFGKY
- the rpmI gene encoding 50S ribosomal protein L35; amino-acid sequence: MPKQKTKKAAVRRIKVTATGKVMAFKSGKRHQNTGKSGRDIAKKGAGFVLAKSEWARMKLMFPGGRN
- the rplT gene encoding 50S ribosomal protein L20, which produces MPRAKTGIIRRRRHKKVLKRAKGFWGSRSKQYKNAFQTLLNAATYEYRDRRNKKRDFRRLWIQRINAAARLNDISYSTLMFGLKKAGIALDRKVLADIAAREPQVFANLVTTAKNALASA
- a CDS encoding heme-degrading domain-containing protein, with translation MTHQEDLQKIREQETTLKFEHFDFHTAWELGQAIRQIAVQKGKGVVIDITRLDGMPLFFAALPGTTPDNLSWVRRKSNVVKHFRTSSYFVGLTLKQDNTNVTDAHGLPDADYATHGGAFPICLHSGEMVAVVTVSGVPQREDHALVVKGLCQVLGKDLSALALD
- a CDS encoding oxidoreductase, giving the protein MTQPLNVALLGYGFASKTFHAPLIDSVQSLKLHVVSSSQPEKVHADFPAVQVFSDPLEAISHPDIGMVVIATPNTTHFSLARAALLAGKHVVVDKPFTLTAEEARELTMLASKSNLILSVFHNRRWDADFLTLKKLIAEGQLGRVVHFESHFDRFRPVVVNRWREQNLPGSGLWYDLGPHVLDQVLQLFGWPETVQADIAVLRDAGQAPDFFHVVLGYDRLKVVLHGSMLVAAPNPRFVVHGTAGSYLKYGLDTQEPTLKAGGRPGDENWGLDPEKGVLYTQPEGAPISLEIENQRGSYQTYYEKVAAAILQGHPNPVTPEEATWVMDLLEVGEASSRSGQRIALERKP
- the pyrF gene encoding orotidine-5'-phosphate decarboxylase gives rise to the protein MFHQRLLERTQKLNTRLCLGLDPRLSAHGSFEQMKQQTLAVLEGAAPHAACVKPQAAFYEAMGLPGIEFMVELMRLARNLDLPVLLDAKRGDIGSTAEAYAQAWMTGEHAGNALTVNPYLGFETLQPFIDAGRKNGGGVFVLVKTSNPGSHDLQDLATADGLLAEVVAKALDRLGAEEGEGLSSVGAVVGATHPAELKKFRDLMPRATLLLPGLGAQGAKAEDLADAFNSEGVGAVVSASRGIQYASTDLSVEAAVQAAIGFKDQLNQAVQR
- a CDS encoding pentapeptide repeat-containing protein, which translates into the protein MKHTPSKTLLPKLPKNLLPETPDLEPESTYSGLKIELDTSGTEIYGLTFQGVHFEDSNFSGTRWEWLRLQDVLLEHCNLAGLNWLEAGFTRVKFQDCRLLGAQFVGLQAAHLTLQNCDARLSFWQGNFKQAHFKDCNFEDARFDTADLQKAVFRDCNLTRANLRECKLQETDFRGSVLAGFKVQVQNLQGAIIETQQLPELAHLLGIQIQEGIAGE
- a CDS encoding phosphotransferase family protein — encoded protein: MPEFPNITPEQLQAILDRHHLSGETVTALPQVGFFNRVFQVGTERILRIPRMAPPFVDALNKERVAVPALVEAGVHTPELLAFDAALDLLPVPYGIYRRVEGQNLESLGLPVQQTQNLWQKVALELVKVHHLPDPSRVQNLQLEDLGTPEAWIADFAQEGHFTLEEARWLESWVSRLKPYLLDPAYHTFRHGDMQGTNVMVHQGDFAALIDWGGCGWGDPVHDLVGVPLAASQVMLDTYRKVQSFPDDETAEARILLLNLQHLCFLVRRPATPEVSWAERPLSRWLDMVRHLPQLAEGRWKKFL